The Fragaria vesca subsp. vesca linkage group LG2, FraVesHawaii_1.0, whole genome shotgun sequence genome includes a window with the following:
- the LOC101295587 gene encoding uncharacterized protein LOC101295587 has protein sequence MYEQLAKSAPTILDDPLFADSYLNVLHMPSAFPHSERSRRSPESANSSSTYMSDFEDEPCSNGRQCSVIMKDHVAAGLCCIPTFYELFVARGSYKTFGKFQDQYAE, from the exons AT GTATGAACAGTTGGCTAAAAGTGCACCAACAATCTTGGATGATCCTCTTTTTGCTGATTCGTATCTCAATGTGTTACACATGCCATCTGCATTTCCTCATTCAGAGAGATCCAGGCGTTCACCTGAATCTGCAAATAGCAGCTCCACATACATGTCCGACTTTGAAGATGAACCATGCAGCAATGGTAGACAGTGTTCG GTTATTATGAAGGACCATGTTGCCGCTGGACTTTGCTGCATCCCAACTTTTTATGAACTCTTCGTTGCAAGAGGAAGCTATAAAACATTTGGAAAATTCCAAG ACCAATATGCAGAATGA
- the LOC101295882 gene encoding potassium channel KAT3-like: MSSSFLTASPLPLLFRRRSSGEIRNLASVSSSILPAFGTVVDDGHLQTKGFVVAPYDRRYRWWQTFLVVLVVYSAWASPFELAFKKVATGSLMPVDLVVDAFFAVDIALTFFVAYLDKSTYLLVLDHKKIASRYITKYYFAMDVASTVPFQALHRLFTGHTREGLVFGILNLLRLWRLRRVSELFKRLEKDTRFSYFWVRYFKLICVTLFAVHSAGCFYYWMATHHKASADTWIGTEVNNFEHRSIWLGYTYAIYWATVTLTTVGYGDLHAVNFGEKIFSIFYMLFNIGLFAYLVGNMTNLVVHSAFRTLFMRDSINEIFRYASKNRLPEGLKEQMLAHMQLKFKTAELQQEEVLQDLPKAIRSSIAHHLFRKTIDKTYLFKGISEELTVQLVSEMKAEYFPPKVDIILQNEIPTDFYILVTGALDMLVYKNGTEQFLSTLGSADMVGELGVFFNIPQPFTVRTKRLSQVIRISHQHFKQMIQPQNEDSKIIITNFTQHLKDLKQEVLQEIPFLPELLEELNTEQLGMESNEDARNHEPVDNHGDPIVEGTNKTSAPAPITMRVIIHGHHPNEGDSKGKLIHLPDSIDNLLRLAEKKLEKRGSTIVMADGSVVEELNTLRDNDHLFIF; the protein is encoded by the exons ATGTCGTCGTCGTTCCTAACGGCGTCGCCGCTGCCTCTGCTGTTCCGAAGGCGGTCGAGCGGCGAGATCAGGAACTTGGCCTCGGTTTCGAGCAGCATATTGCCCGCTTTTGGAACCGTCGTCGATGATGGCCACTTGCAAACCAAGGGATTTGTTGTTGCTCCCTACGATAGGAGATACCG GTGGTGGCAGACGTTCTTGGTGGTGCTGGTGGTGTACTCAGCATGGGCGTCGCCGTTCGAGTTGGCTTTCAAAAAGGTGGCGACGGGATCTCTCATGCCGGTGGATTTGGTGGTCGATGCCTTCTTCGCCGTCGATATAGCACTCACTTTCTTTGTGGCTTACTTGGACAAGTCAACCTACCTCTTGGTGCTTGATCATAAGAAAATTGCTTCCAG GTACATTACAAAATATTACTTCGCAATGGACGTAGCCTCGACTGTACCGTTTCAAGCCCTTCACAGACTCTTCACTGGCCATACTCGAGAGGGCCTCGTCTTTGGCATCCTCAATCTGCTTCGTCTCTGGCGTCTCCGCCGCGTCAGTGAACTCTTTAAAAG ACTAGAGAAAGACACTCGCTTTAGTTACTTTTGGGTCAGATACTTCAAACTCATTTGT GTTACACTATTTGCAGTGCACTCGGCAGGTTGTTTCTACTACTGGATGGCCACCCATCACAAAGCCTCAGCTGATACATGGATTGGAACTGAGGTCAATAATTTTGAACACAGAAGCATCTGGCTAGGTTACACATATGCCATATACTGGGCCACTGTCACCCTCACCACTGTTGGCTATGGTGACTTGCACGCAGTTAACTTTGGGGAGAAGATTTTCAGCATCTTCTATATGCTTTTCAACATTGGACTCTTTGCTTATTTGGTTGGTAACATGACCAATCTTGTTGTCCACAGTGCTTTCCGGACATTGTTCATG AGGGACTCTATCAATGAGATATTCAGATATGCAAGCAAGAACAGACTTCCAGAAGGCTTGAAAGAGCAAATGCTTGCCCACATGCAACTCAAGTTCAAGACAGCAGAGTTACAGCAGGAAGAAGTTCTACAAGACCTTCCGAAAGCAATAAGATCCAGCATTGCGCACCATCTTTTCCGGAAAACCATTGATAAAACCTACCTATTTAAAGGAATTTCTGAAGAGCTTACCGTTCAATTG GTCTCAGAGATGAAAGCAGAATATTTTCCTCCCAAAGTTGACATTATCTTGCAAAATGAAATTCCAACAGACTTTTACATTCTAGTAACCGGAGCTTTG GACATGCTAGTATACAAGAACGGCACAGAACAG TTCTTGTCAACTCTAGGATCTGCAGACATGGTAGGAGAGTTAGGGGTGTTTTTCAATATCCCACAACCATTTACAGTGAGAACAAAAAGGCTTTCTCAGGTTATACGCATCAGTCATCAGCATTTCAAGCAAATGATTCAGCCACAGAATGAAGACTCAAAGATAATCATCACAAACTTTACTCAG CACTTGAAGGACTTAAAACAGGAGGTGTTACAAGAAATTCCATTTCTACCAGAATTGCTGGAAGAACTTAATACAGAGCAGCTG GGTATGGAATCAAATGAAGATGCACGAAATCATGAACCAGTGGATAACCATGGAGATCCAATTGTGGAAG GAACAAACAAAACTAGTGCTCCGGCGCCAATTACCATGAGAGTGATAATTCATGGCCATCATCCAAATGAAGGTGACTCCAAAGGAAAACTAATTCATCTGCCTGATTCTATAGACAACCTTCTGAGATTAGCAG AGAAAAAGTTGGAAAAAAGAGGAAGCACAATTGTCATGGCTGACGGCTCAGTGGTTGAAGAACTGAATACTTTGAGAGATAACGATCACTTGTTTATCTTTTGA
- the LOC101296169 gene encoding uncharacterized protein LOC101296169 — translation MLRKRTRSTQKDQDQHQMGHLPISNTGSESHFRSDVLGPNPKSNPFFTIPGLFVGLGPIGLTDSDSIRSPTSPLDFRVFSNLGSPFRSPRSPLDGHKRSWGSSKVGLSIIDSFDDDVKCSGKVPRSSESKNILFGPGMRIKTRDSRSNTNSIGSPRSLPKNYAIFPHSKVKSPLQESSSDVVFEIGETPSEPESFGKIRSCSFDSARTFSTLSGLSKLNPNSTRNFCLENVTNPQFIGGSPNSATLMNVGSTGSGNEFVGSLSASEIELSEDYTCVISHGANPKTTHIFGDCILCHSEDLSKSFENEKKGIGSPQLATSLGSFVQYPSNNFLSFCHYCNKELEEGKDIYIYRGEKAFCSLSCRSVEILNDEELEMCNDEPSEEPLESDDGKELFFETGLIADK, via the exons ATGCTGAGGAAGAGGACCAGGTCAACTCAGAAGGATCAAGATCAACACCAAATGGGGCATCTGCCAATTTCTAATACTGGGTCTGAGTCACATTTCCGGTCTGATGTTCTTGGACCGAATCCGAAAAGCAACCCTTTTTTCACTATCCCTGGTCTGTTTGTGGGGTTGGGTCCTATAGGTTTAACAGATTCTGATTCAATTAGGAGCCCAACTTCGCCTCTAGATTTCAGGGTGTTTTCGAATCTAGGCAGCCCCTTTAGGTCCCCAAGATCACCTCTCGATGGGCATAAGAGGAGCTGGGGTAGTAGTAAAGTAGGCTTAAGCATCATCGACTCTTTTGATGATGATGTGAAGTGTTCTGGGAAAGTTCCCAGATCATCGGAGAGTAAGAACATTCTTTTTGGACCTGGGATGAGGATTAAAACCCGAGATTCTCGATCCAATACCAATTCTATTGGGTCACCTAGATCTCTGCCCAAGAACTATGCAATTTTCCCTCATTCCAAAGTCAAGTCTCCTTTACAAGAGAGTAGCTCTGATGTTGTTTTTGAAATTGGAGAAACCCCATCAGAACCTGAGTCATTTGGAAAAATAAGGTCTTGCTCATTCGATTCTGCTAGGACCTTTTCAACCCTATCAGGTTTAAGCAAGCTTAACCCCAATTCTACTAGAAATTTTTGCTTGGAGAATGTAACCAACCCACAATTTATAGGAGGAAGCCCCAACTCTGCCACCCTAATGAATGTTGGATCCACTGGTTCTGGCAATGAGTTTGTTGGGTCTCTCTCAGCTAGTGAGATTGAGCTTTCTGAGGATTATACTTGTGTGATTTCTCATGGTGCCAATCCAAAAACAACTCATATCTTTGGTGACTGCATTTTGTGCCACTCTGAGGATTTGAGCAAATCTTTTGAGAATGAGAAGAAGGGAATTGGATCACCTCAGCTGGCTACAAGCTTGGGGAGTTTTGTTCAGTACCCCTCAAACAATTTCCTGAGCTTCTGCCACTACTGTAACAAGGAACTGGAAGAGGGGAAAGACATTTACATATACAG GGGTGAAAAAGCATTTTGCAGCTTAAGTTGCCGCTCTGTGGAGATTTTGAATGATGAGGAATTGGAAATGTGCAATGATGAACCTTCTGAAGAGCCTCTTGAGTCAGATGATGGCAAGGAACTTTTTTTTGAAACTGGCCTCATTGCTGATAAATAA